In Microbacterium cremeum, a genomic segment contains:
- a CDS encoding DUF6790 family protein, whose translation MEAALTDVTTLLLSNFTVTLFVLGLITAGIGMLRARRRARLTASVVWGRLLDHFLLLSVGVSYLYNFVMHSVFGDFTAEIIGWDQSPFQLEVAFASLGFAAVGFLAFPRRQGWMVKLAALVGPALFLWGAAGGHIHQLITAGNEAQGNAGSILYTDILMPLAGFLFLWRFVVATRRERAAGEVGDAVAAETIGA comes from the coding sequence ATGGAAGCAGCCCTCACCGACGTCACGACCCTCCTCCTCTCGAACTTCACCGTCACCCTCTTCGTGCTCGGGCTCATCACGGCGGGGATCGGCATGCTGCGGGCACGGCGCCGCGCCCGGCTCACGGCATCCGTCGTCTGGGGAAGGCTCCTCGATCACTTCCTGCTGCTGTCGGTGGGCGTCAGCTACCTCTACAACTTCGTCATGCACAGCGTGTTCGGCGACTTCACCGCCGAGATCATCGGGTGGGACCAGAGTCCGTTCCAGCTCGAGGTGGCCTTCGCGAGCCTCGGGTTCGCGGCTGTGGGGTTCCTGGCGTTCCCGCGCCGGCAGGGGTGGATGGTGAAGCTCGCGGCACTCGTCGGTCCCGCGCTGTTCCTGTGGGGCGCCGCGGGCGGGCACATCCATCAGCTGATCACGGCGGGCAACGAGGCGCAGGGCAACGCAGGCAGCATCCTCTACACCGACATCCTGATGCCGCTGGCCGGGTTCCTCTTCCTGTGGCGCTTCGTGGTGGCGACGCGGCGCGAGCGGGCGGCGGGCGAAGTCGGCGACGCGGTGGCGGCCGAGACCATCGGCGCCTGA
- a CDS encoding phytoene desaturase family protein, which translates to MTTPRPELDAVVVGAGPNGLAAAVTLARAGLRVHVYERADQAGGGAATKELTLPGFRHDVCSAVHPLAFESRFFREFGLPSRVEFAVPEVSFAQPLDGGRAGIAYRDLARTRDGLGVDGRAYERLMRPLVERASGVADFTGSSLLRLPRDPIAAALFGLRALEQGSAVWNARFREDAAPALLTGVAAHTILSQPSIAAAGAGLSLGTYAHARGWPIPIGGSQAIVDAMVDDLRAHGGEVVLGRDIVSLDELPSARATLLDVTPRALLRLAGERMPWPYRRALEGFRYGGGVAKVDFALSEPVPWTHPAVRQAGTVHVGGTRAEMAAAENEVNRGRLPERPYVLVGQQSLFDPGRAPEGRHTLWTYTHVPAGSPADREEAVIAQIERFAPGFRDTILATSSRTAVDVERHNPNYPGGDIAAGAPMLRQLVRRPVLSPDPWRTPVPGLYLASASAAPGPGVHGLVGWFAALSALRHEFGTSALPDLSPRP; encoded by the coding sequence ATGACGACACCCCGCCCTGAGCTCGACGCCGTCGTCGTCGGCGCCGGACCCAACGGCCTCGCCGCGGCGGTCACGCTCGCGCGCGCCGGGCTGCGGGTGCACGTGTACGAGCGCGCCGACCAGGCGGGCGGCGGTGCGGCCACCAAGGAGCTGACGCTGCCGGGCTTCCGGCACGACGTGTGCTCGGCGGTGCATCCGCTCGCCTTCGAGTCGCGGTTCTTCCGAGAGTTCGGCCTGCCCTCGCGCGTCGAGTTCGCCGTCCCGGAGGTGTCGTTCGCGCAGCCGCTGGACGGCGGGCGCGCCGGCATCGCGTACCGCGACCTCGCCCGCACGCGCGATGGGCTCGGCGTCGACGGCCGTGCGTACGAGCGGCTGATGCGCCCGCTCGTCGAGCGGGCGTCGGGCGTCGCCGACTTCACCGGATCGTCGCTGCTCCGCCTGCCGCGCGATCCGATCGCCGCGGCGCTGTTCGGGCTGCGGGCGCTCGAGCAGGGGAGCGCGGTGTGGAACGCGAGGTTCCGCGAGGACGCCGCTCCCGCCCTGCTCACCGGGGTCGCCGCGCACACGATCCTGTCGCAGCCGAGCATCGCGGCGGCCGGGGCAGGGCTCTCGCTCGGGACCTACGCGCACGCGCGGGGCTGGCCCATCCCGATCGGCGGCAGCCAGGCCATCGTCGACGCGATGGTCGACGACCTGCGCGCGCACGGCGGCGAGGTCGTGCTCGGGCGCGACATCGTGTCGCTCGACGAACTGCCGTCGGCGCGGGCCACGCTCCTGGACGTCACGCCGCGTGCGCTCCTCCGCCTCGCAGGCGAACGGATGCCGTGGCCCTACCGGCGGGCCCTCGAGGGCTTCCGCTACGGCGGCGGTGTCGCCAAGGTCGACTTCGCGCTCAGCGAGCCGGTGCCGTGGACGCATCCGGCGGTGCGGCAGGCGGGCACCGTGCACGTCGGCGGCACCCGCGCCGAGATGGCCGCGGCCGAGAACGAGGTGAACCGCGGGCGGCTGCCCGAGCGCCCGTACGTGCTCGTGGGGCAGCAGTCGCTGTTCGACCCCGGACGCGCGCCCGAGGGCCGGCACACGCTGTGGACGTACACGCACGTCCCCGCCGGGAGTCCCGCCGACCGCGAGGAGGCGGTGATCGCGCAGATCGAGCGGTTCGCCCCGGGATTCCGCGACACGATCCTCGCCACGAGCTCGCGTACGGCGGTCGACGTCGAGCGGCACAACCCGAACTACCCGGGAGGCGACATCGCGGCGGGAGCGCCGATGCTGCGTCAGCTGGTGCGGCGCCCCGTCCTCAGCCCCGACCCCTGGCGCACGCCCGTGCCGGGGCTCTATCTGGCCTCGGCCTCCGCGGCCCCCGGCCCCGGCGTCCACGGGCTCGTCGGCTGGTTCGCCGCTCTGAGCGCGCTGCGCCACGAGTTCGGCACATCGGCGCTGCCCGATCTCTCGCCTCGGCCCTGA